The candidate division WOR-3 bacterium genome has a window encoding:
- a CDS encoding hydrogenase iron-sulfur subunit produces MPDEPLPPSDFQPRIVTFLCNWCSYAGADLAGISRIQYPPSIRVIRVPCSGRVDPFFILKALQSGADGVLVSGCHPGDCHYLTGNYVARRRFAVLHDLLEFVGIDPGRVSFSWVSAAEGERFAAVVREVTEKVRALGPNRKLVKEPI; encoded by the coding sequence ATGCCTGACGAACCCTTACCACCTTCTGACTTCCAGCCGCGGATTGTGACGTTCCTCTGCAACTGGTGTTCCTACGCCGGCGCAGACCTGGCCGGCATTTCCCGCATCCAATACCCTCCGTCTATTCGTGTCATCCGCGTGCCCTGCTCAGGCCGGGTGGACCCTTTCTTCATCCTCAAAGCATTGCAGTCCGGTGCCGACGGCGTTCTGGTATCCGGTTGCCATCCCGGGGACTGTCATTATCTTACCGGTAACTACGTGGCCCGGCGTCGCTTCGCGGTTCTTCACGACCTGCTTGAGTTCGTCGGGATTGACCCGGGTCGGGTAAGTTTTTCCTGGGTTTCGGCTGCCGAGGGCGAGCGATTTGCCGCAGTTGTGCGTGAGGTGACCGAAAAGGTACGGGCACTCGGCCCGAATCGGAAACTAGTGAAAGAACCGATATGA
- a CDS encoding DUF5683 domain-containing protein, translated as MRYRDTERTVVGLVAFSLLLVGAPTGVTYGELLGTEKSDAPVVESVSVTVKPAPAPEKSPGTAVLLSAVFPGGGQVYTGNWWKACLIAPAEVTLAALTVRDHIDATQALAAGNEAEYVRLRNRRNAFGWWTGAVLAFSMADAYVSAQMYGFDQQMKFTLGPMRVGIVAGF; from the coding sequence GTGAGATACAGGGACACAGAGCGTACGGTTGTTGGTCTAGTAGCGTTCAGTCTACTCTTGGTCGGTGCGCCGACCGGAGTTACGTACGGTGAACTGCTCGGGACAGAAAAATCGGATGCGCCAGTTGTGGAATCAGTGTCAGTTACGGTCAAACCGGCACCAGCTCCTGAGAAGTCGCCCGGCACGGCGGTGCTGCTTTCGGCCGTGTTTCCGGGTGGTGGCCAGGTGTATACCGGCAACTGGTGGAAGGCGTGCCTAATTGCTCCGGCTGAAGTCACGCTGGCCGCGCTTACGGTCCGCGACCACATTGATGCAACGCAGGCGCTTGCGGCCGGGAACGAGGCAGAGTATGTCAGGCTCCGCAACCGACGAAATGCGTTCGGGTGGTGGACCGGTGCGGTGCTGGCTTTCTCGATGGCCGACGCTTATGTGTCGGCCCAGATGTACGGTTTTGACCAACAGATGAAGTTCACTCTTGGCCCGATGCGTGTCGGCATCGTCGCCGGTTTCTAG
- a CDS encoding OmpA family protein translates to MKGFASWLGWVFFLVAIGAGLVFYNLAYVPQRQRLLRQEQEIRMWTNEVQTLAAKVKELETQPDVPYFTVFTFDELFLGPESFTITKQGETALQQCVARLQEVKGTIEVTGHTDNTPVPAALRNQFVSNWEYGAARAAAVVKLLVGWGVAAERFVVRSCGATRPRDDNSTAEGRQRNRRVEIVVRK, encoded by the coding sequence ATGAAGGGCTTTGCAAGCTGGCTGGGCTGGGTGTTCTTCCTGGTTGCAATCGGCGCCGGGCTGGTGTTCTATAACCTGGCATATGTGCCCCAGCGTCAGCGGTTACTCAGGCAGGAGCAGGAAATCAGAATGTGGACCAACGAGGTACAAACCCTCGCAGCAAAGGTCAAAGAGCTTGAGACTCAGCCTGACGTTCCATATTTTACAGTGTTCACGTTTGACGAACTTTTCTTGGGGCCAGAGAGCTTCACGATTACCAAGCAGGGCGAGACTGCACTCCAGCAGTGCGTTGCCAGATTACAGGAGGTGAAGGGTACGATTGAGGTGACCGGCCATACCGATAACACACCGGTGCCGGCCGCGCTCCGGAATCAGTTTGTCTCGAACTGGGAGTACGGAGCAGCACGGGCTGCGGCAGTGGTGAAGTTGCTTGTCGGCTGGGGTGTTGCGGCCGAGCGATTCGTAGTACGGAGTTGCGGCGCAACCCGACCTCGGGATGATAACAGTACGGCCGAAGGCAGGCAGCGCAACCGCCGGGTCGAGATTGTGGTCCGGAAGTGA
- a CDS encoding 4Fe-4S binding protein: MTRTEALRRRSRELLVAKEVAVVVGYRRSITGPAKPAFITSPDNSDILIFDETCGPNLANYLLRVRHLGRIAVVAKGCDSRSLLVLLKEGQLERKNIHILGVGCPGVIEDENLSDSCTTCVQHNPVVFDEMVGEPVAETSGRKDAQDRLVQFESLSPDERWQELTSDLARCIRCYACRQVCPNCYCPVCFVDNNMPQWVGRTTGLSDNIIFHIVRALHMAGRCVECGACARACPVGIDLMRFNCKVARIVKERFGATAGMDPAEPPALAAFRPEDPQEFIR, encoded by the coding sequence ATGACTCGCACCGAAGCACTCCGCCGGCGCTCGCGCGAACTGCTGGTCGCCAAGGAAGTAGCGGTAGTTGTAGGCTATCGCAGGAGCATCACCGGTCCGGCCAAGCCCGCGTTCATCACAAGTCCCGATAACTCGGACATACTCATATTCGATGAAACATGTGGCCCGAACCTTGCAAACTACTTACTCAGGGTCAGACACCTAGGCCGGATCGCAGTTGTGGCTAAGGGCTGCGACTCCCGCTCGCTTCTGGTCCTGCTGAAGGAAGGACAGCTCGAGCGCAAGAACATCCATATCCTCGGTGTCGGGTGTCCAGGCGTAATCGAAGATGAAAACCTGAGCGACTCCTGCACAACCTGTGTTCAGCATAACCCGGTCGTGTTTGACGAGATGGTCGGTGAACCTGTTGCCGAGACCTCGGGCCGAAAAGACGCACAAGACAGGCTGGTTCAGTTTGAATCGCTGTCACCGGACGAGCGCTGGCAGGAGCTCACTTCTGACCTTGCACGCTGCATCCGCTGCTATGCCTGCCGTCAGGTCTGCCCCAACTGCTATTGCCCGGTCTGTTTTGTAGACAACAACATGCCGCAATGGGTAGGCCGAACCACCGGTCTCTCTGACAATATCATCTTCCACATCGTGCGCGCACTGCACATGGCCGGCCGCTGCGTCGAATGCGGAGCATGTGCCCGTGCATGCCCAGTCGGAATTGACCTGATGCGATTCAACTGCAAGGTCGCCCGCATCGTCAAGGAACGCTTCGGCGCAACTGCGGGAATGGACCCTGCCGAGCCGCCAGCGCTCGCTGCGTTCAGACCCGAAGACCCCCAGGAGTTCATCCGGTGA
- a CDS encoding 4Fe-4S dicluster domain-containing protein, translating into MNPRAATKQQLDALLDRLAGTAALYAPARVRNWTEFRRVHSYREIDLTRVNTKQPAKAALFPQTEPLLRFAGNSTDASTKPPTEQVWFGVRPCDAAGLAFLEKFFSGNSPADPYVQARRSHTTVISLACNEPAATCFCLAVGGSPTGTRGTDLLVTDLDGRYLAEPVTGKGETLVKDLPEASPADIATKRKLAEKAAAAITLRIDTATLKKKLDRSFEHPTWETLCLPCVNCGACTFLCPTCHCFDVTDETRRGQTARIRVWDSCQFCLYSRHASGHNPRVTPRSRYRNRVMDKFSYTVDMVGKVSCVGCGRCIIECPSAIDIRETVTALVQALPEE; encoded by the coding sequence GTGAACCCGCGTGCGGCGACAAAGCAGCAACTCGACGCCCTGCTTGACCGGCTGGCCGGTACCGCCGCCCTGTACGCACCGGCCCGTGTGAGAAACTGGACCGAATTCCGCCGGGTTCATTCTTATCGGGAAATTGACCTGACCCGAGTCAACACGAAACAACCAGCCAAGGCCGCCCTGTTCCCGCAAACCGAACCACTACTACGCTTTGCTGGCAACAGCACCGACGCTAGTACCAAGCCGCCGACCGAACAGGTCTGGTTCGGAGTCCGTCCATGCGATGCCGCCGGACTGGCATTCCTTGAAAAATTCTTTTCTGGCAACAGCCCGGCTGACCCGTACGTCCAAGCCCGGCGCAGCCATACCACAGTCATCAGCCTGGCCTGCAACGAACCAGCCGCAACATGTTTCTGTCTTGCAGTTGGCGGTAGTCCGACTGGCACCAGGGGTACTGACCTTCTTGTCACCGACCTTGACGGACGCTACCTGGCCGAGCCGGTGACCGGGAAGGGTGAGACACTGGTGAAGGACCTGCCCGAAGCCTCGCCAGCCGATATCGCAACCAAGAGGAAACTCGCCGAAAAGGCGGCGGCCGCGATAACATTGCGCATTGACACTGCCACACTCAAGAAGAAGCTGGACCGCAGCTTTGAGCATCCCACCTGGGAAACCCTGTGCCTGCCCTGCGTCAACTGCGGCGCGTGTACGTTCCTGTGCCCAACCTGCCACTGCTTTGACGTCACTGACGAGACGCGCAGAGGCCAGACTGCGCGCATTCGAGTCTGGGACTCATGCCAGTTCTGCCTTTATTCCCGGCACGCCTCAGGTCACAATCCACGCGTCACGCCCCGCTCCAGGTACCGCAACCGGGTGATGGACAAGTTCTCCTACACGGTTGATATGGTCGGCAAGGTTTCCTGCGTCGGTTGCGGCCGCTGCATTATTGAGTGTCCATCGGCAATTGATATCCGCGAGACCGTGACCGCACTTGTTCAGGCGCTCCCGGAGGAATAG
- a CDS encoding FAD/NAD(P)-binding protein: MTANPYLPMPMRVEKVTVENEARDLKTFDLSFCQESDRTGFVYTPGQFAFLSIPGVGEAPFGIASAPHEPVVRYTVKRVGSVTTALHELEPGAIIGMRGPLGNSYPLDIAKGKDLVIVSGGFSFTTLRSTIAHLLRPEIRPSYGKITCIYGARTAGELLYKDEIRNWEKSPDISLHLCVDRLGNDTWPKTEGLVPNVLKQVAPSAENAIALVCGPPIMLKFTHPVLAALGFRPEQVFLSLENRMKCGIGKCGRCNIGPKYVCRDGPVFSYQELLTLPPDY, encoded by the coding sequence ATGACGGCAAATCCGTACTTGCCAATGCCGATGAGGGTCGAGAAGGTCACAGTCGAGAATGAAGCCCGAGACCTCAAGACATTCGACCTCTCATTCTGCCAAGAATCAGACCGAACTGGATTTGTCTACACGCCCGGCCAGTTTGCATTTCTCTCGATACCGGGCGTTGGCGAGGCGCCTTTCGGCATTGCCTCGGCTCCGCATGAGCCGGTGGTCCGTTACACGGTCAAACGTGTCGGCTCAGTCACAACTGCCTTACATGAGCTCGAACCTGGTGCGATAATCGGCATGCGTGGTCCGCTCGGCAACTCCTACCCGCTGGACATAGCCAAGGGCAAAGACCTTGTTATCGTATCCGGTGGCTTCTCCTTCACCACCCTGCGTTCGACTATCGCCCATCTGCTCCGGCCCGAAATCCGTCCCAGCTACGGCAAGATTACCTGCATATACGGCGCACGGACTGCTGGCGAACTCCTCTACAAGGACGAAATTAGAAACTGGGAAAAGAGCCCTGACATCTCACTTCACCTCTGCGTGGACAGACTTGGCAACGACACTTGGCCCAAGACCGAGGGGCTCGTACCCAACGTCCTCAAACAGGTCGCACCTTCAGCCGAGAACGCCATTGCGCTTGTGTGTGGACCGCCGATAATGCTCAAGTTTACTCATCCGGTGCTGGCTGCGCTCGGATTCCGGCCGGAACAGGTGTTTCTGTCCCTTGAGAACCGGATGAAGTGCGGCATCGGCAAGTGCGGTCGGTGCAACATTGGCCCCAAGTACGTCTGCCGCGATGGTCCGGTGTTCAGCTACCAGGAACTACTCACCCTGCCCCCGGACTACTAG
- a CDS encoding DUF559 domain-containing protein, protein MSRRQSWGRFRVPEKETLALVAVITRRKDWEILKRQHWYRIPVQSAPEGVEDIRFIAWYQTAAFGPDRWQVKWYAKVRGVHRARRIALLPDEPLSPRAQDEYYRVSVDDLLLLPHPIPSRRMRRIVFIPTSLERLFMAEEINDLFRTSPIEDRLYFRLRELGYEPERQFLVRESGRGYLLDMALLTADSKLAIECDGERYHAGREKAACDRQKDNALAAAGWRIVRFSGSEIVGNTAECVRVVRRAARSV, encoded by the coding sequence ATGTCGCGGCGTCAATCCTGGGGAAGGTTCCGCGTGCCTGAGAAGGAGACACTGGCCTTGGTTGCAGTTATCACCCGTCGCAAGGACTGGGAGATACTCAAACGCCAGCACTGGTACCGGATTCCGGTGCAGAGTGCGCCGGAAGGTGTTGAGGATATCAGGTTCATCGCCTGGTATCAGACCGCGGCGTTCGGACCAGACCGTTGGCAGGTCAAGTGGTACGCCAAGGTGCGCGGTGTGCACCGGGCCCGGCGCATTGCTCTTCTGCCGGACGAGCCGTTGAGTCCCCGGGCTCAGGATGAGTACTACCGGGTCAGTGTTGATGACCTTCTGCTTCTGCCGCATCCGATACCGAGCCGGAGGATGCGCAGAATCGTGTTCATCCCGACTAGTCTGGAACGGTTGTTTATGGCCGAGGAAATCAATGACCTTTTTCGGACCAGTCCGATTGAGGACCGGCTTTACTTCCGGCTGCGTGAACTCGGATATGAGCCGGAGCGGCAGTTTCTCGTGCGAGAGTCAGGCAGGGGTTACTTGCTTGACATGGCACTTCTTACGGCCGACTCAAAGCTGGCCATTGAGTGCGATGGTGAGCGGTATCATGCCGGCCGCGAGAAGGCAGCCTGCGACCGGCAGAAGGACAACGCGCTGGCTGCGGCAGGCTGGCGCATCGTGCGTTTTTCTGGGTCGGAGATTGTTGGTAATACTGCTGAGTGCGTCCGGGTTGTGAGGCGCGCGGCAAGGTCGGTCTGA
- a CDS encoding PilT/PilU family type 4a pilus ATPase, with protein sequence MTDEEFFDSLLAECIKKNASDLHLTVGRPPTLRIDGFLKPVEGCPVLNPEMTESFKDIATKDVKHLRAQIDNGGGGDFALTFRNMARFRVAVYKQKGYFGLALRLIPRRILSFEELFVSSHLIPRIKGLLDRPHGLILVTGPTGMGKTTTQATFVDYILESPRHVLTIEDPIEFMHDHKNGLVTQREVGVDVSSFREAIMKGLRSNPNVILVAEIRDLATAEATIWAAESGHLVIGTLHTTTAPETVTRFIDIFPPEIRDQIRIQFSISLLAIFCQRLVLRAGGKGRVGAYEIMVATPAVRNLIRERKIEHLPSAIQTGSAEGSITFDAYMADLYRAGKVTYETAIASAFDPKGFRELIEFGAKTGKGHR encoded by the coding sequence GTGACTGACGAGGAATTCTTCGACTCGCTCCTGGCCGAGTGCATCAAGAAGAATGCCTCGGACCTTCATCTTACTGTGGGTCGGCCACCGACCCTTCGCATTGATGGCTTCCTGAAGCCAGTTGAGGGCTGCCCGGTTCTGAATCCGGAAATGACCGAGAGTTTCAAGGACATTGCAACCAAGGACGTAAAACATCTCCGGGCCCAGATTGACAACGGTGGAGGGGGGGACTTTGCGCTGACATTCCGCAACATGGCCCGATTCCGGGTTGCGGTGTATAAACAGAAGGGTTACTTCGGCCTGGCGCTACGGCTCATCCCGAGACGCATCCTGTCCTTTGAGGAACTTTTTGTTTCTTCGCATCTCATACCACGCATCAAGGGCTTGCTCGACCGGCCGCACGGTTTGATTCTGGTCACTGGCCCGACCGGCATGGGTAAGACCACGACCCAGGCGACATTTGTGGACTACATATTGGAAAGCCCACGACACGTCCTCACCATCGAAGACCCCATCGAATTCATGCACGACCACAAGAACGGACTGGTAACTCAACGTGAAGTTGGCGTGGACGTGTCAAGCTTCCGCGAGGCAATCATGAAGGGCCTGCGTTCCAACCCGAACGTAATCCTCGTAGCTGAAATCCGCGACTTGGCCACGGCTGAGGCTACGATATGGGCCGCAGAGTCCGGCCACCTTGTTATCGGCACCCTTCACACCACCACCGCACCAGAGACAGTTACCCGGTTCATTGACATCTTTCCCCCTGAAATCCGTGACCAGATTAGAATCCAGTTCTCCATCTCGCTCTTGGCCATATTCTGCCAGCGCCTTGTGCTTCGAGCCGGTGGAAAGGGCCGAGTTGGCGCATACGAAATAATGGTCGCTACCCCTGCCGTGCGCAACCTCATCAGAGAAAGAAAGATAGAACACCTGCCTTCTGCTATCCAGACCGGCAGTGCCGAAGGCAGCATCACGTTCGACGCCTATATGGCAGACCTGTACCGGGCCGGTAAAGTGACCTACGAGACCGCTATCGCCTCGGCATTTGACCCCAAGGGCTTCCGCGAGCTCATCGAGTTCGGTGCCAAGACAGGCAAAGGTCATCGCTAG
- a CDS encoding valine--tRNA ligase encodes MSDSALSDFPSRYDPKPVEEKWYRFWEEQGFFTADAKSPKPKYSIVIPPPNVTGSLHMGHALDNALPDMLIRQKKMQGFETLWLPGTDHAGIGTQVKVERMLAEEGLTRFDLGREGFLKRAWEWKERYGGEIIKQLRRLGCCLDWTRLRFTMDEMLSRAVREAFVRYYEKGLIYRGLRIVNWCPRCGTAVSDLEVKFREETSSLWYIRYPVVEHERTGCRWVVVATTRPETMLGDTAVAVNPKDKRYQDLVGQMLELPLTGRKVPVIADAAVEMELGTGAVKVTPAHDPVDFDIGERHRLERINVIGEDARMTDRVPEKYRGLSREECRTRVVEDLNAQGLLEKIEPHLHSVGTCDRCETVIEPLASMQWWVKMKPLAGPAIEVVRDGRVKFFPERWTKVYLDWMENIRDWCISRQLWWGHRIPVWYCGCGETIVSRQDPSVCPKCGSKDLRQDEDVLDTWFSSALWPFSTMGWPEETPDLAKFYPTDFLTTDPDIIFRWEARMIFSALEFTGKIPFEDVYIHSTVLDKTGARMSRSKGIGVDPLVIFDKYGTDAARFTIAYLETQSQSYRLWDERFELGRNFANKVWNACRLVAPFIGRGGDLQLERRTAVDNWIRAKFNAALARFNESMARYTFSVAAQTMYDFFWHELCDWYLEFAKVRMKSGDGAVRQTLRDVFRGTLQLLHPIMPFITEELWQRLGFGGQATESRGRSILQSKWPEPLAVDETETGLVEAMRELVAAVRNIRSEMAVPAKVPVRCIVNTADTRLARFLEENVGLVRQLVLVSDLEFSAERPRQSSLAVIPGGEVYVPLAGVVDFERELDRIEKEAAKLRQAIAAIDAKFANPNFEQRARPEVVEGERLRRQELADKLGRLERQLEALR; translated from the coding sequence ATGTCGGACAGTGCTCTTTCTGACTTTCCATCCAGGTACGACCCCAAGCCGGTTGAGGAGAAGTGGTACCGATTCTGGGAGGAGCAGGGTTTCTTTACCGCTGATGCGAAGTCGCCCAAGCCAAAGTATTCAATCGTTATTCCGCCACCGAATGTGACCGGTTCTCTGCACATGGGGCACGCACTGGATAATGCGCTGCCCGACATGCTTATCCGGCAGAAGAAGATGCAGGGGTTTGAGACTTTGTGGCTGCCCGGGACCGACCATGCGGGCATCGGCACTCAGGTGAAGGTGGAGCGGATGCTGGCTGAGGAAGGTTTGACCCGGTTTGACCTGGGCCGGGAGGGATTTCTGAAGCGAGCCTGGGAATGGAAGGAGCGTTACGGCGGCGAAATCATCAAACAACTAAGGCGGCTGGGCTGCTGTCTGGACTGGACCAGGCTTCGGTTCACGATGGATGAGATGCTGTCGCGCGCAGTGCGTGAGGCGTTTGTGCGGTATTACGAGAAGGGGCTTATCTACCGGGGATTGAGGATCGTGAACTGGTGTCCGAGATGCGGCACCGCGGTGTCGGACCTGGAGGTGAAGTTCAGGGAGGAAACGTCGTCTTTGTGGTACATCAGGTACCCGGTTGTCGAGCACGAACGGACCGGTTGCAGGTGGGTGGTGGTGGCGACAACAAGGCCGGAGACGATGCTTGGGGATACCGCGGTCGCGGTGAACCCGAAGGACAAGCGGTATCAGGACCTGGTCGGCCAGATGCTCGAGCTGCCTTTGACCGGTCGCAAGGTCCCGGTCATTGCGGATGCGGCGGTCGAAATGGAGTTAGGGACCGGCGCAGTTAAGGTTACGCCGGCCCATGACCCGGTTGACTTTGACATCGGCGAGCGGCACAGACTGGAGCGCATCAATGTCATTGGCGAGGACGCCAGGATGACAGATAGGGTGCCAGAGAAGTATCGCGGTCTATCGCGCGAGGAGTGCCGCACGCGGGTGGTTGAAGACCTCAATGCCCAGGGGCTTTTGGAGAAGATTGAGCCGCACTTGCATTCGGTTGGAACATGCGACCGATGTGAGACAGTCATCGAGCCGCTGGCTTCAATGCAATGGTGGGTGAAGATGAAACCACTGGCCGGGCCGGCAATCGAAGTGGTGCGGGACGGCAGGGTGAAGTTCTTTCCGGAGCGTTGGACTAAGGTGTATTTGGACTGGATGGAGAACATCCGCGACTGGTGCATCTCGCGGCAGTTGTGGTGGGGACATCGGATTCCGGTATGGTACTGCGGCTGCGGGGAGACAATCGTCAGCCGCCAGGACCCGAGTGTGTGTCCGAAGTGTGGCAGCAAGGACCTGCGGCAGGATGAGGACGTACTTGATACGTGGTTCTCGTCGGCACTCTGGCCGTTCTCGACCATGGGCTGGCCAGAAGAAACACCGGACCTGGCTAAGTTCTATCCGACTGATTTTCTCACTACTGACCCGGACATCATTTTCCGCTGGGAAGCGAGGATGATATTCTCGGCCCTCGAGTTCACTGGCAAGATTCCGTTCGAGGACGTGTACATTCATTCGACCGTACTGGACAAGACTGGTGCCAGGATGAGCCGTTCCAAGGGCATCGGTGTTGACCCATTGGTGATATTCGACAAGTACGGAACCGATGCCGCACGGTTCACGATTGCCTATCTTGAGACTCAGTCACAGAGCTACCGGCTGTGGGACGAGCGGTTTGAGCTGGGCCGCAATTTTGCGAACAAGGTGTGGAACGCGTGCCGGCTGGTTGCGCCGTTTATTGGCAGGGGGGGAGACTTGCAGTTGGAGCGACGAACCGCGGTGGACAACTGGATAAGGGCGAAGTTCAATGCCGCCCTGGCCAGGTTCAACGAAAGTATGGCGCGCTACACATTTTCGGTCGCAGCCCAGACCATGTACGATTTCTTCTGGCACGAGTTGTGTGACTGGTATCTTGAGTTTGCAAAGGTAAGAATGAAGTCCGGCGACGGAGCAGTGAGGCAGACTCTGCGCGACGTGTTCCGGGGTACACTGCAGCTCTTGCACCCGATAATGCCGTTCATCACCGAGGAGCTGTGGCAGAGACTGGGATTCGGCGGTCAAGCGACAGAGTCTCGAGGCCGTTCCATTCTGCAGTCAAAGTGGCCGGAGCCGCTGGCAGTGGATGAGACCGAGACCGGTCTGGTCGAGGCGATGCGGGAATTGGTGGCGGCGGTGCGTAACATCCGCTCGGAAATGGCGGTGCCGGCCAAGGTGCCGGTGCGGTGTATTGTGAACACGGCAGATACCAGGCTGGCCCGGTTTCTGGAGGAGAATGTCGGGCTGGTGCGACAGCTTGTCCTAGTTTCCGATTTGGAGTTTTCTGCCGAACGGCCGAGGCAGTCGTCGCTTGCGGTCATACCGGGCGGCGAAGTGTATGTGCCGCTTGCCGGCGTGGTTGATTTTGAGCGCGAGTTGGACCGAATCGAGAAAGAGGCCGCGAAACTGAGGCAGGCAATAGCGGCAATTGATGCCAAGTTCGCAAATCCGAACTTCGAACAGCGGGCCAGACCAGAAGTGGTTGAGGGCGAGCGGCTGCGCCGGCAGGAGTTGGCCGACAAGCTGGGCCGGCTGGAGCGGCAGCTTGAGGCACTGAGATGA
- a CDS encoding DUF5674 family protein, translated as MLIVRDRITPAQLQEMAKRTFGNLVKAVVDVERRIMAVNGELHSDEEALLLSDGSRQENLWGINIYPQAAPDELIEFDSLINIRPWQGNYTRNVDDPQTRQAIIQIVRDLLKG; from the coding sequence ATGCTGATCGTAAGAGACCGCATAACGCCTGCTCAACTTCAAGAAATGGCCAAGCGCACCTTTGGCAATCTGGTCAAAGCCGTTGTTGACGTCGAGCGACGGATAATGGCAGTGAACGGAGAACTGCACTCCGACGAAGAAGCGCTTCTCCTGTCGGACGGCTCCAGACAAGAGAACCTCTGGGGCATCAACATCTACCCGCAAGCCGCGCCGGATGAACTAATCGAGTTCGACTCGCTCATCAACATCAGACCCTGGCAGGGCAATTACACCCGGAACGTGGACGACCCGCAGACGCGCCAAGCCATTATCCAGATAGTCAGAGACCTCCTAAAAGGATGA